Proteins found in one Plectropomus leopardus isolate mb chromosome 9, YSFRI_Pleo_2.0, whole genome shotgun sequence genomic segment:
- the zgc:162144 gene encoding RD3 domain-containing protein, producing MFPWSAVFSLEPKVPGQRTSEELVTNTLMLELGAMVKRTERIRLERATEGRRRRRSSSSTADYSWLATAPTPQPYELTPNDLLELQDLCAKIPPAQCGPLIVRFRRLVSQMEPDVHEVPRLFRSVLHEFMDEMNGNEEMPTQEPIFEKQQRSKSLSFVTFRTKFRTGQFFKGSSIRGSRGNLQQQVDWSDEEEDGEGEEEAIKARARKGRSRSMPDISPMEQSAQG from the exons ATGTTTCCTTGGTCTGCTGTTTTCTCCCTTGAGCCCAAAGTTCCCGGCCAGCGCACCTCTGAGGAGTTAGTAACCAATACTCTGATGTTGGAGTTGGGGGCCATGGTGAAGCGAACTGAACGCATCCGTTTGGAAAGGGCAACAGAGGGTCGACGCCGCCGTCgcagctcctcctccacagcTGACTACAGCTGGTTGGCCACCGCACCGACCCCACAGCCCTACGAGCTGACACCCAACGACCTGCTGGAGCTGCAGGACCTGTGTGCCAAGATCCCTCCTGCACAGTGTGGCCCTTTGATCGTCAg ATTCAGGAGGCTGGTGTCACAGATGGAGCCGGATGTTCATGAGGTTCCCCGGTTGTTTCGCTCGGTGCTACACGAGTTCATGGACGAGATGAACGGAAACGAAGAAATGCCAACACAGGAGCCCATCTTTGAGAAGCAGCAACGCAGCAAAAGCCTCTCTTTTGTTACTTTCCGCACCAAGTTCCGCACAGGTCAGTTCTTCAAAGGCAGCAGCATCCGAGGCTCCAGGGGGaacctgcagcagcaggtggatTGGTCCgacgaggaggaggacggagaaggggaggaggaggccatCAAGGCCCGGGCCAGGAAGGGAAGGAGCAGGAGCATGCCGGACATTAGCCCTATGGAGCAGAGCGCCCAGgggtga
- the stx5a gene encoding syntaxin-5a isoform X1, protein MTCRDRTLEFQSACKSLQGRPNGVQPSKPTLSALRQRSDFTVMAKRIGKDLSNTFAKLEKLTILAKRKSLFDDKAVEIEELTYIIKQDINSLNKQIAQLQDLVRSRGAPGGRHIQSHSNTIVVSLQSKLASMSNDFKSVLEVRTENLKQQRSRREQFSQPPVSSSPLMANNFRSRKKGAQEPHAAREPRNGYQGNTTSNLKESSVLMQDESRSMGDVAIDMDSQTNPLQLQLIDEQDSYIQSRADTMQNIESTIVELGSIFQQLAHMVKEQEETIQRIDANVEDTQLNVEAAHTEILKYFQSVSSNRWLMIKIFLVLVVFFIIFVVFFA, encoded by the exons ATGACGTGCCGTGACCGGACACTCGAGTTCCAGTCAGCCTGTAAATCTCTCCAGGGCAGACCG AATGGAGTTCAGCCCAGTAAACCAACTCTCAGCGCCCTCAGGCAGCGCAGTGACTTTACAGTTATGGCCAA GAGAATTGGAAAAGACTTGAGCAATACATTTGCCAAATTGGAAAAGCTCACTATTT tggcaaaaagaaaatctttattCGACGACAAGGCGGTGGAGATCGAGGAGCTAACGTACATCATTAAACAA gaCATCAACAGTCTAAACAAACAGATAGCACAGCTGCAGGACTTGGTGAGGTCCCGCGGAGCTCCGGGTGGCCGACACATCCAGTCCCACTCCAACACTATCGTGGTGTCACTACAG TCCAAACTGGCTTCAATGTCCAATGACTTTAAATCAGTCCTAGAAGTCAGAACGGAG AACCTGAAGCAGCAGcgcagcaggagagagcagtTCTCCCAGCCCCctgtctcttcttctcctttaaTGGCCAACAACTTCA ggaGCCGAAAAAAAGGGGCCCAGGAGCCGCATGCAGCTCGCGAGCCGCGCAATGGTTACCAGGGCAATACAACCTCAAATTTAAAAG AGAGCTCGGTCCTGATGCAGGATGAGTCCAGGAGTATGGGGGATGTAGCCATCGATATGGACTCTCAAACCAATCCTTTGCAACTCCAGCTTATTGATGAGCAG GACTCATACATCCAGAGCCGTGCAGACACCATGCAGAACATCGAGAGCACCATCGTGGAACTGGGCTCTATATTCCAGCAGCTTGCACACATGGTCAAGGAGCAAGAGGAGACCATCCAGAG GATTGACGCTAACGTGGAGGACACCCAGCTGAATGTTGAGGCCGCCCACACAGAGATCCTCAAATACTTCCAGTCGGTCTCCTCCAACCGCTGGCTGATGATCAAGATCTTTCTCGTCCTCGTTGTCTTCTTCATCATCTTTGTTGTCTTCTTCGCttaa
- the stx5a gene encoding syntaxin-5a isoform X2: MTCRDRTLEFQSACKSLQGRPNGVQPSKPTLSALRQRSDFTVMAKRIGKDLSNTFAKLEKLTILAKRKSLFDDKAVEIEELTYIIKQDINSLNKQIAQLQDLVRSRGAPGGRHIQSHSNTIVVSLQSKLASMSNDFKSVLEVRTENLKQQRSRREQFSQPPVSSSPLMANNFKSSVLMQDESRSMGDVAIDMDSQTNPLQLQLIDEQDSYIQSRADTMQNIESTIVELGSIFQQLAHMVKEQEETIQRIDANVEDTQLNVEAAHTEILKYFQSVSSNRWLMIKIFLVLVVFFIIFVVFFA; the protein is encoded by the exons ATGACGTGCCGTGACCGGACACTCGAGTTCCAGTCAGCCTGTAAATCTCTCCAGGGCAGACCG AATGGAGTTCAGCCCAGTAAACCAACTCTCAGCGCCCTCAGGCAGCGCAGTGACTTTACAGTTATGGCCAA GAGAATTGGAAAAGACTTGAGCAATACATTTGCCAAATTGGAAAAGCTCACTATTT tggcaaaaagaaaatctttattCGACGACAAGGCGGTGGAGATCGAGGAGCTAACGTACATCATTAAACAA gaCATCAACAGTCTAAACAAACAGATAGCACAGCTGCAGGACTTGGTGAGGTCCCGCGGAGCTCCGGGTGGCCGACACATCCAGTCCCACTCCAACACTATCGTGGTGTCACTACAG TCCAAACTGGCTTCAATGTCCAATGACTTTAAATCAGTCCTAGAAGTCAGAACGGAG AACCTGAAGCAGCAGcgcagcaggagagagcagtTCTCCCAGCCCCctgtctcttcttctcctttaaTGGCCAACAACTTCA AGAGCTCGGTCCTGATGCAGGATGAGTCCAGGAGTATGGGGGATGTAGCCATCGATATGGACTCTCAAACCAATCCTTTGCAACTCCAGCTTATTGATGAGCAG GACTCATACATCCAGAGCCGTGCAGACACCATGCAGAACATCGAGAGCACCATCGTGGAACTGGGCTCTATATTCCAGCAGCTTGCACACATGGTCAAGGAGCAAGAGGAGACCATCCAGAG GATTGACGCTAACGTGGAGGACACCCAGCTGAATGTTGAGGCCGCCCACACAGAGATCCTCAAATACTTCCAGTCGGTCTCCTCCAACCGCTGGCTGATGATCAAGATCTTTCTCGTCCTCGTTGTCTTCTTCATCATCTTTGTTGTCTTCTTCGCttaa